A genomic region of [Eubacterium] eligens ATCC 27750 contains the following coding sequences:
- a CDS encoding UxaA family hydrolase: MQDFIKINKDDNVAVALKPIAKGTTLNVAGIDVTTVEDIPQGHKFVIKAIKNGDPVIKYGFRIGFAQADIPVGAWVHTHNLKTGLGELLEYTYEPEGHKDVEPTEPAYFDGYMRENGKVGVRNEVWIVPTVGCVNSIARAIEATARANKPEGVDEVVAFTHPYGCSQTTEDQENTRKILADLINHPNAGAVLVLGLGCENSRIEVLKDYIGEVNPDRVKFLQVQDVENEQEEAEKLMNELMAYAATFKREKVNAKELIIGMKCGGSDGLSGITANPTVGLFSDMLVSKGGTTILTEVPEMFGAETILMNRCANKELFEKTVHLINDFKEYFIKNGQEIYENPSPGNKDGGITTLEDKSLGCTQKSGSSLVKGVLAYAEPVNTKGLNLLSAPGNDLVAATACAASGAQMVLFTTGRGTPFASPVPTVKIATNSRLAGNKGNWIDFNAGRIVTDDLPLEDAAKELFQLVLDVASGKKVKAEIAGFHDLAIFKQGVTL; encoded by the coding sequence ATGCAGGATTTTATTAAGATTAATAAAGATGATAATGTTGCTGTAGCATTAAAGCCTATTGCTAAAGGCACAACTCTTAATGTTGCAGGAATTGATGTGACAACTGTAGAAGATATTCCACAGGGACACAAGTTTGTAATTAAGGCTATCAAGAATGGTGATCCGGTTATCAAATATGGTTTCAGAATTGGATTTGCACAGGCTGATATTCCGGTTGGAGCATGGGTTCATACTCATAACTTAAAGACTGGTCTTGGCGAATTACTTGAATATACTTATGAACCAGAGGGACATAAGGATGTTGAGCCTACTGAGCCAGCTTATTTCGATGGATATATGAGAGAGAACGGCAAGGTTGGTGTCCGTAACGAAGTATGGATTGTTCCTACAGTTGGATGCGTTAACTCAATTGCAAGAGCAATTGAAGCAACAGCAAGAGCTAACAAGCCAGAAGGAGTAGATGAAGTAGTTGCATTTACTCATCCATATGGATGTTCACAGACAACAGAAGATCAGGAGAATACAAGAAAGATTCTTGCTGATTTAATTAATCATCCTAATGCAGGTGCAGTTCTTGTACTTGGTCTTGGATGTGAGAACAGCCGTATTGAAGTTCTTAAGGATTATATCGGAGAGGTTAATCCAGACAGAGTTAAGTTCCTTCAGGTTCAGGATGTTGAGAACGAGCAGGAAGAAGCAGAGAAGCTTATGAACGAGCTTATGGCTTATGCTGCTACATTTAAGCGTGAAAAGGTTAATGCAAAGGAACTTATCATTGGTATGAAGTGTGGTGGTTCTGATGGATTATCAGGTATCACAGCTAATCCAACAGTTGGTCTTTTCTCAGATATGCTTGTATCTAAGGGTGGTACAACTATCCTTACAGAAGTTCCAGAGATGTTCGGTGCTGAGACAATTCTTATGAACAGATGTGCTAACAAGGAACTCTTCGAGAAGACAGTTCACCTTATTAATGACTTTAAGGAATACTTCATTAAGAATGGTCAGGAGATTTACGAGAATCCATCTCCAGGAAACAAGGATGGTGGTATCACAACTCTTGAGGACAAGTCTTTAGGATGTACACAGAAGTCAGGAAGCTCATTAGTAAAGGGTGTTCTTGCATATGCAGAGCCAGTTAATACTAAGGGGCTTAATCTTCTCAGCGCACCTGGTAACGACCTTGTTGCTGCAACAGCTTGTGCAGCTTCAGGTGCACAGATGGTTCTTTTCACAACTGGACGTGGAACACCATTTGCATCACCGGTTCCTACAGTTAAGATTGCAACTAATTCAAGACTTGCAGGAAATAAGGGCAACTGGATTGACTTCAATGCAGGAAGAATTGTTACAGATGATCTTCCACTTGAAGATGCAGCTAAGGAACTTTTCCAGCTTGTATTAGATGTTGCTTCTGGTAAGAAGGTTAAGGCTGAGATAGCAGGATTCCATGATCTTGCAATCTTTAAGCAGGGTGTAACTTTATAA
- a CDS encoding sugar kinase: protein MKLNLRPAEECTFDAVSLGEVMLRLDPGEGRIRTARSFRAWEGGGEYNVIRGLHKCFGMRTAVITSFADNEVGLLMKDFIEQGGVDTSLICWKKTDGIGRLCRNGLNFTERGFGIRGAKGCSDRANTAISQATPEDFDFDYIFKNKSDGGLGVRWLHTGGIYAALSEQACETVIAACKAAKKYGTIVSYDLNYRPSMWEAIGGLAKAQEVNKEVAKYVDVMIGNEEDFTACLGFEIEGNDENLKTLNLDGYKKMINEAAATYPNFKAVATTLRQVKTATVNDWSAICWADGEIYKAAQYDGLEIMDRVGGGDSFASGLVYGLMTFEDAEKAVNYGAAHGALAMTTPGDTTMASLKEVEGIVGGAGARVQR, encoded by the coding sequence ATGAAATTAAATTTAAGACCAGCTGAAGAGTGTACATTTGACGCTGTATCATTAGGTGAAGTTATGCTTCGTCTTGATCCAGGTGAAGGAAGAATCCGTACAGCAAGAAGCTTTAGAGCATGGGAAGGCGGCGGAGAATACAATGTTATCCGTGGACTTCACAAGTGCTTCGGTATGAGAACTGCTGTTATCACATCATTTGCTGATAACGAAGTAGGTCTTCTTATGAAGGATTTCATCGAACAGGGTGGCGTTGATACATCACTTATCTGCTGGAAGAAGACAGATGGTATCGGTCGTCTTTGCAGAAATGGTCTCAACTTCACAGAGAGAGGATTTGGTATCCGTGGTGCTAAGGGATGCTCTGATAGAGCTAACACAGCTATTTCACAGGCTACTCCAGAAGATTTCGATTTCGATTACATCTTCAAGAACAAGAGCGATGGTGGTTTAGGTGTTCGTTGGTTACATACAGGCGGTATCTATGCTGCTCTTTCTGAGCAGGCTTGCGAGACTGTTATTGCAGCTTGTAAGGCAGCTAAGAAGTACGGTACAATCGTATCTTACGATCTTAACTACAGACCATCTATGTGGGAAGCTATCGGTGGTTTAGCTAAGGCTCAGGAAGTTAATAAGGAAGTTGCTAAGTATGTTGACGTTATGATTGGTAACGAAGAAGACTTCACAGCTTGCCTTGGTTTCGAAATCGAAGGTAACGATGAGAACCTTAAGACTCTTAACCTTGATGGTTACAAGAAGATGATCAACGAAGCTGCTGCTACATACCCTAACTTCAAGGCTGTTGCTACAACACTTCGTCAGGTTAAGACAGCTACAGTTAATGACTGGTCAGCAATCTGCTGGGCTGATGGAGAAATCTACAAGGCTGCTCAGTATGATGGTCTTGAGATCATGGATAGAGTTGGTGGCGGTGATTCATTCGCTTCAGGTCTTGTATATGGTCTTATGACATTTGAAGATGCTGAGAAGGCTGTTAACTATGGTGCAGCTCACGGTGCATTAGCTATGACAACTCCTGGTGATACAACAATGGCTTCTCTTAAGGAAGTTGAAGGTATCGTTGGTGGTGCTGGCGCAAGAGTTCAGAGATAA
- a CDS encoding Ig-like domain-containing protein, with the protein MKNIRKIKQITMRLKLQWKIAIAVLIAGVACGGVFIFANADSSVSLSLTPARSSVAQGQTSTVIHANLSGTDDEYYDASNPSNNGIASPVRLEWSISDEDYDVVKFLNPSSGGDTYLQNISGTTNPTVYGNRAGAATITAAYHSKKFSESGAVVYDNVLATSTAAVYVPINVNVVRERGNQTLQEADLMKEGDLITITANTCESNKLFIETSNDSSGEVKSDGVVEMYYRDSSKVVLKVIGGGSTTITARTSDGSGINALTYTFTVRSEVKFKENITNAQGHFITHLQSNPSAKYMVLSDKDYETFSYEELPSNVVYPEKSNVVYRTADTNIVTVAAGTVCGVHAGVTTVSAGLTTLDVGGNESWFTKDAVNIVVPFKKMGNEVSNMNVGDQLQLSTSAIASEVTWSTSDNTVLQVDSSTGLVKAVGAGTATIYATRVQDELYTVYGLPYQLVYKITVIDGFGLSTVSTTVNIGSTIDITALVTNNPTKEQITYTVTNQPDAAGVVPTYDLIEVSQSDDGRIFTVKGVAAGIVHLKVSQNINGVIKSETCVIYVTTPVGEVTINPSSLTIDRGSTGTVQLLFNPSGPTNSNVLWSSSDTSVATVEGDSFTATIKGVSGGTTTITVITEDGLKVATCDVYVREPVTGVVLNATTVESAMAIGQYQLVATVLPSGNGVNRNVTWSSSNESVCKVDENGLVTYVAPGYCTVVCKTEDGAFLATCNFIISIPVETIKLDYTDEIMSKGDRLRITAEVLPLTATNRTVSWESSNTNVCIVDSNGLVEAVGTGSATILCKSLDGGVTAMCNIYVKQPVTSIVLNTTDITVRKGQVFWLNATCLPENADNKIVSWESRDKEVCTVESDGKVTATGAGTTSIICTNVDTGLTAYCVVTVTQPVTGIKLNSDYQELWVGAKYAIIPSIEPIDAENKNVTYFSSDTSVATVDEYGVVTALKGGSCVIEVTTEECHLTAACTIVVKEYVSSITLSETDKFMNVGATGKLIATVGTETATNRNVIWSSSDNSICYVDSEGNLSAESVGNAVISATAADGSGVTATCIVKVVNPVTGIEIVPSTVRLLVGDSKKVTANVYPENATIKDVTWTSSNESIATVDEDGEIFALSTGKVKITATSQDGNNIKGICWVYVTPVVNISSLRINSKDIYMLTGRSRKLSVIVRPTVNTDSYQWYSSDTGIVTVDDNGVITTVGPGTADVFVISDGAGVESTCTVHSLAISRSNITLEQYDRYTLDVIGTTSKITWRSSNPRVCTVSSSGEVIGRKAGTATITAVVNDKTFSCVVRVTSIR; encoded by the coding sequence ATGAAGAATATAAGGAAAATAAAGCAGATTACAATGCGTCTGAAATTACAATGGAAGATTGCCATAGCGGTACTTATTGCAGGAGTTGCGTGTGGAGGTGTATTTATTTTTGCTAATGCTGATTCAAGTGTTTCACTTAGTCTGACACCTGCACGGTCGAGTGTTGCGCAGGGACAGACATCAACGGTGATTCATGCTAATCTTTCAGGAACAGATGATGAGTATTATGATGCCAGTAATCCATCAAATAATGGAATAGCAAGTCCTGTCAGACTTGAGTGGTCAATATCTGATGAGGATTATGATGTCGTAAAGTTTTTGAATCCAAGCTCAGGTGGAGATACATACTTACAGAATATATCTGGTACAACTAATCCTACTGTATACGGTAACAGAGCTGGTGCGGCAACAATAACTGCTGCATATCATTCTAAAAAATTTTCAGAGTCAGGCGCGGTTGTATATGATAATGTTCTTGCAACATCGACTGCAGCAGTATATGTTCCTATCAATGTTAATGTTGTAAGGGAAAGAGGAAACCAGACACTTCAGGAAGCTGACTTGATGAAAGAGGGAGATCTTATTACAATCACAGCAAATACATGTGAGAGTAATAAGCTTTTTATCGAAACATCTAATGATTCAAGTGGAGAGGTTAAATCTGATGGTGTTGTTGAAATGTATTATCGCGATTCATCAAAGGTTGTGCTTAAAGTGATAGGAGGCGGTTCAACAACTATTACAGCAAGAACATCAGATGGAAGTGGAATTAATGCGCTTACATATACATTTACAGTAAGATCTGAAGTTAAGTTTAAAGAAAATATTACTAATGCACAAGGACATTTTATAACACATTTACAGAGTAATCCTTCAGCTAAATACATGGTTTTATCTGATAAAGATTATGAAACATTTTCATATGAAGAACTACCATCAAATGTTGTATATCCTGAAAAGTCAAATGTTGTATACAGAACAGCAGATACCAATATTGTAACAGTAGCTGCCGGTACAGTTTGTGGTGTTCATGCAGGGGTGACTACTGTAAGTGCAGGACTTACAACATTAGATGTGGGTGGTAATGAGTCATGGTTCACTAAAGATGCAGTGAATATTGTAGTTCCATTTAAGAAAATGGGAAATGAAGTAAGCAATATGAATGTTGGAGACCAGTTACAGTTATCAACATCTGCCATTGCGTCAGAAGTTACATGGTCAACATCTGATAATACAGTTCTTCAGGTGGATTCATCAACAGGTCTTGTTAAGGCTGTTGGGGCAGGAACAGCAACTATATATGCAACAAGAGTGCAGGATGAATTATATACAGTTTATGGACTTCCTTATCAGCTTGTTTATAAAATAACAGTAATTGATGGATTTGGATTAAGTACAGTTTCTACTACTGTTAATATAGGAAGTACTATTGATATAACAGCACTGGTGACTAATAATCCAACAAAGGAACAGATAACATATACAGTTACTAATCAGCCTGATGCAGCTGGAGTTGTTCCTACATATGATTTAATTGAAGTATCACAGTCTGATGATGGAAGAATATTTACTGTTAAAGGAGTAGCTGCCGGTATAGTTCATCTTAAGGTATCGCAGAATATTAACGGTGTTATTAAATCGGAAACATGTGTTATATATGTAACAACTCCTGTAGGAGAAGTGACTATTAATCCATCGTCACTTACAATTGACAGAGGAAGTACAGGAACAGTCCAGTTATTGTTTAATCCATCAGGACCTACTAATTCGAATGTTTTGTGGTCATCTTCAGATACAAGTGTTGCAACAGTAGAGGGTGACAGCTTTACAGCAACTATTAAGGGTGTTTCTGGTGGAACTACTACAATTACAGTAATAACAGAAGATGGTCTTAAAGTTGCTACATGTGACGTATATGTAAGGGAGCCGGTTACAGGAGTTGTTCTTAATGCAACAACTGTAGAATCAGCAATGGCAATCGGACAGTATCAGCTTGTTGCTACTGTATTGCCATCTGGTAATGGCGTTAACAGGAATGTTACATGGTCATCATCTAATGAATCTGTCTGCAAGGTTGATGAAAATGGACTTGTAACATATGTTGCACCAGGATATTGTACAGTTGTCTGCAAGACAGAGGATGGTGCTTTTCTTGCTACATGTAATTTTATTATAAGTATTCCAGTTGAGACAATCAAACTTGATTATACAGATGAGATAATGTCAAAGGGAGACAGATTAAGAATAACAGCAGAAGTTCTTCCTCTTACAGCGACTAACAGAACAGTAAGCTGGGAATCGTCTAATACAAATGTTTGTATTGTAGATTCTAATGGACTTGTGGAAGCTGTTGGAACAGGTAGTGCAACAATTCTTTGCAAGTCTTTAGATGGTGGTGTAACTGCCATGTGTAATATATATGTTAAACAGCCTGTTACATCTATCGTCCTTAATACAACAGATATTACAGTAAGAAAAGGACAGGTATTCTGGCTTAATGCAACATGTCTGCCAGAGAATGCTGATAATAAGATAGTTTCATGGGAAAGCCGTGATAAAGAAGTCTGTACAGTGGAAAGTGATGGAAAGGTAACTGCTACAGGAGCAGGTACGACATCTATAATATGTACGAATGTAGATACAGGACTTACAGCATATTGTGTTGTTACAGTTACACAGCCGGTTACAGGCATTAAACTTAATTCTGATTATCAGGAGTTATGGGTTGGAGCAAAATATGCTATTATTCCATCTATAGAACCAATAGATGCTGAGAATAAGAATGTTACATATTTTTCAAGTGATACATCAGTTGCAACGGTAGATGAATATGGTGTTGTAACAGCATTAAAGGGAGGCAGTTGTGTTATTGAGGTTACAACAGAGGAATGTCACCTAACAGCAGCATGTACGATTGTAGTAAAAGAATATGTTTCAAGCATTACGCTTAGTGAAACAGATAAATTTATGAATGTTGGTGCAACAGGAAAACTTATTGCAACGGTTGGTACAGAAACAGCAACTAACAGGAATGTTATATGGTCATCTTCAGACAACAGTATATGTTATGTTGATTCAGAGGGTAATCTGAGTGCAGAATCAGTGGGCAATGCTGTTATATCAGCAACTGCAGCAGATGGTAGCGGTGTTACAGCAACATGTATTGTTAAAGTTGTTAATCCTGTAACTGGAATTGAAATAGTACCAAGTACAGTAAGATTACTTGTTGGAGATTCAAAGAAAGTTACAGCAAATGTTTATCCTGAGAATGCAACAATTAAAGATGTCACATGGACTTCATCAAATGAGTCAATTGCTACAGTTGATGAGGATGGTGAGATATTTGCGTTGAGTACAGGAAAGGTTAAGATAACAGCAACATCACAGGATGGTAATAATATAAAAGGCATATGCTGGGTTTATGTTACGCCGGTAGTTAATATATCTTCTTTAAGAATTAATTCAAAAGATATATATATGCTTACAGGCAGATCAAGAAAATTATCAGTAATAGTAAGACCTACTGTTAATACTGATTCTTATCAATGGTATTCATCTGATACAGGTATAGTTACTGTAGATGACAATGGTGTTATTACAACAGTTGGTCCAGGAACAGCAGATGTTTTTGTTATAAGTGATGGTGCAGGTGTAGAATCAACATGTACAGTTCATTCGCTTGCAATTAGCAGATCAAATATTACTCTTGAGCAGTATGACAGATATACTCTTGATGTCATTGGAACGACAAGCAAAATAACATGGCGAAGCAGTAATCCGAGAGTGTGTACAGTTTCATCATCTGGTGAGGTTATAGGAAGAAAGGCTGGAACGGCGACAATAACTGCAGTTGTAAATGATAAGACTTTTAGCTGTGTTGTAAGGGTAACAAGCATTAGATAA
- a CDS encoding sulfide/dihydroorotate dehydrogenase-like FAD/NAD-binding protein, translating into MYKILKAEKLAEKIFLMDVEAPRVAKHCEPGQFVIVKMDDLGERIPLTICDYDREAGTITIVVQIVGASTEKMSHLKAGDAFEDFVGPLGCPSELISKDIEQLKKMNIVFIAGGLGTAPVYPQVKWMHEHGVDVDVIVGAKNKELIILEEEMKAVAGNLYITTDDGSYVRKGMGTDVLKDLVAEGKHYDLCVAIGPMIMMKFVCLLTKELGIPTIVSMNPIMVDGTGMCGACRLKVGDEIKFACVDGPEFDGHLVDFDQAMKRSAMYRTEEGRAMLKLQEGDTHHGGCGQCN; encoded by the coding sequence ATGTATAAAATTCTTAAGGCTGAGAAGTTAGCAGAGAAGATCTTCCTTATGGATGTTGAAGCTCCTAGAGTTGCTAAACATTGTGAACCTGGCCAGTTCGTTATTGTAAAGATGGATGATTTGGGCGAAAGAATTCCACTTACTATTTGTGATTATGACAGAGAAGCAGGAACTATAACAATAGTTGTTCAGATAGTTGGAGCGTCTACTGAGAAGATGTCACATCTTAAAGCAGGAGATGCATTTGAAGATTTTGTTGGACCTCTTGGATGTCCATCAGAGCTTATCAGCAAGGATATTGAACAACTCAAAAAGATGAATATTGTATTCATTGCAGGAGGTCTTGGAACAGCACCTGTATATCCACAGGTTAAATGGATGCATGAGCATGGTGTAGATGTTGATGTTATCGTTGGTGCTAAGAATAAGGAACTTATAATCTTAGAGGAAGAGATGAAGGCCGTTGCTGGTAATCTTTACATAACAACTGATGATGGAAGCTATGTAAGAAAAGGTATGGGTACAGATGTGCTTAAGGATCTTGTTGCAGAAGGAAAACATTATGATTTATGTGTAGCAATCGGACCTATGATTATGATGAAATTCGTCTGTCTTCTTACTAAGGAACTTGGAATTCCTACAATTGTCAGCATGAATCCGATTATGGTTGATGGAACTGGTATGTGTGGTGCATGTCGTCTTAAGGTTGGCGATGAGATTAAGTTTGCATGTGTTGACGGACCTGAGTTTGACGGTCATCTTGTAGACTTTGACCAGGCTATGAAGAGAAGTGCTATGTACAGAACTGAAGAGGGAAGAGCAATGCTCAAGCTTCAGGAAGGCGATACACATCACGGCGGTTGTGGACAGTGTAATTAG
- a CDS encoding chitobiase/beta-hexosaminidase C-terminal domain-containing protein: MSDDFNKDTSLEDEIAKSLQKMAEEETTVAKAFVGTENGVVEKKQNVNDIDYGKTQVVPTIPKELLKDDEYEENPLLEDDDYSETEEDKIPEADGNISAKKKNDKKKKIIIVSVAATVAVIAIITIIIVVSASKKKKQSYDYYYNQGMKLYEEGNYGDAAGMLSKASKDAKGKKNLDLKYTLFKCYESSGNENDAVDVLKDILSYDENYKDAVKSLAQIYYKKEDGDNLTKLIRKYEDGSCKDVVKEYIVNEPVPSKAAGSYDDNIELKFTCDTGAVVYYTTDGSEPGKKSDLYDGSAIEIQNGTTKIKAVAINSIGVSSNVVELEYVIEYGAPAAPDVTPVSGKYSEGEKVVINNIPDKCKAYYTIDGSTPTAASTEYTGEFTMPSGNTVVSFIIVNEHNQSSPVVKRNYNVEVKNKYTFSQAESQLKNTLIAKKVLKSENIAADGSKANFVYETKATVSDKEMYIIRYDVIKGGSTTTAGLYGVDTSSGKVYTVTGTEGSYSAKEY, from the coding sequence ATGTCAGACGATTTTAATAAAGACACAAGTTTAGAAGATGAAATTGCAAAGTCATTACAAAAAATGGCTGAAGAAGAAACTACAGTTGCCAAAGCATTTGTAGGAACTGAAAATGGTGTTGTTGAAAAAAAACAGAATGTTAATGATATAGATTATGGGAAGACACAGGTTGTTCCAACAATTCCTAAGGAATTGTTAAAAGATGATGAATATGAAGAAAATCCGTTATTAGAGGATGATGATTATTCAGAAACAGAAGAGGACAAAATACCAGAAGCTGATGGAAATATTTCAGCAAAGAAGAAAAACGATAAAAAGAAAAAAATAATAATTGTTTCAGTTGCAGCAACAGTGGCTGTTATAGCAATTATTACAATTATTATTGTTGTATCTGCATCTAAGAAGAAAAAACAGTCATATGATTATTATTATAATCAGGGAATGAAGTTATATGAAGAAGGTAATTATGGAGATGCAGCGGGGATGCTCAGCAAGGCATCCAAAGATGCTAAAGGAAAGAAAAATCTTGATCTTAAATACACACTGTTTAAATGTTATGAGAGTTCAGGCAATGAGAATGATGCAGTTGATGTGTTAAAGGACATTCTTTCTTATGATGAAAATTATAAAGATGCTGTTAAATCATTGGCACAGATATATTATAAGAAAGAGGATGGCGATAATTTAACTAAACTTATAAGAAAATATGAAGATGGTTCCTGTAAAGATGTTGTTAAAGAATATATTGTAAATGAGCCTGTACCATCAAAGGCAGCTGGTTCATATGATGATAATATTGAACTTAAATTTACATGTGATACAGGGGCAGTTGTTTATTACACAACTGATGGTTCAGAGCCAGGTAAAAAGAGTGATTTATATGATGGTTCTGCGATAGAAATACAGAATGGAACAACCAAAATAAAAGCTGTTGCGATTAATTCTATAGGTGTGAGCAGTAATGTTGTCGAATTAGAATATGTTATTGAGTATGGAGCACCGGCAGCACCAGATGTTACACCTGTATCCGGTAAGTATTCAGAAGGCGAAAAAGTAGTGATTAATAATATACCAGATAAATGCAAGGCGTATTATACAATAGATGGTTCAACACCTACAGCAGCATCAACAGAGTATACAGGGGAGTTCACAATGCCATCAGGTAATACAGTTGTATCATTTATTATAGTTAATGAACACAATCAGAGCAGTCCAGTTGTAAAACGTAATTATAATGTTGAGGTTAAGAATAAATATACATTCAGTCAGGCAGAAAGCCAGCTTAAGAATACACTGATAGCAAAAAAAGTGTTAAAATCAGAAAATATTGCAGCAGATGGTTCAAAAGCTAATTTTGTATATGAAACTAAGGCGACAGTTTCTGATAAGGAAATGTATATTATCAGGTATGATGTAATAAAGGGTGGTTCTACAACAACTGCAGGCTTATATGGCGTTGATACATCAAGCGGTAAGGTGTATACTGTTACAGGTACAGAAGGCAGTTATTCTGCCAAAGAATACTAA
- a CDS encoding tagaturonate reductase, with protein sequence MQRLNKSITHAVDRPVKVMQFGEGNFLRAFVDYIFDVTNEKTDFNGGVVIVKPIEFGTLERFHDQECQYTLQLRGFVDGEPKEITRQITSVVDAVAAIEDYDKYIEYGTSETLRFIVSNTTEAGIVFDETDNDPNARPPKTYPGKLTQLLYKRYQKFNGAADKGLILLPCELIADNGIELKKCIMKFIELWGLEDGFKDWVNNYCSFCPTLVDRIVPGYPREDAAKLCEEWGYEDQLIDRAEVFGLWVVESDSNLPLEQLEKELPFKEAGLNVVFTNDHHPYKERKVRILNGSHTSFVLASFLAGNDNVENSMKDPVIRKYMEETLYNEVIPTLSLSKEDCEEFAKAVIDRFLNPFVDHRLLSISLNSVSKWEARCLPSFLGYVKKFNKLPKYLTFSIAALMSFYTSQTEAEFNGGIVLKGNRNGEEYNITDDKAVLDFFRDNSGKSAKEFTHAYLSNTKFFGGEDLSKVLNLEEVITEYITDIRERGMRAVVNDLALDD encoded by the coding sequence ATGCAGAGATTAAACAAGAGTATTACACATGCAGTTGACAGACCTGTTAAGGTTATGCAGTTCGGTGAGGGTAACTTCCTTAGAGCATTCGTTGATTATATCTTCGATGTAACTAATGAGAAGACAGATTTCAACGGTGGTGTTGTTATCGTTAAGCCTATCGAGTTCGGTACACTTGAGAGATTCCATGATCAGGAATGCCAGTACACACTTCAGTTAAGAGGTTTTGTTGATGGAGAGCCTAAGGAAATCACACGTCAGATTACATCAGTAGTAGATGCAGTTGCAGCTATTGAGGATTATGACAAGTACATTGAGTATGGTACAAGCGAGACTCTTAGATTCATCGTTTCTAATACAACAGAGGCTGGTATCGTATTTGACGAGACAGATAACGATCCTAATGCACGTCCTCCTAAGACATACCCAGGAAAGCTTACACAGCTCCTTTACAAGAGATATCAGAAGTTCAACGGAGCAGCTGATAAGGGACTTATCTTACTTCCATGTGAGCTTATCGCTGATAATGGTATTGAATTAAAGAAGTGCATCATGAAGTTTATCGAGCTTTGGGGACTTGAAGATGGATTCAAGGATTGGGTTAACAATTACTGCTCATTCTGCCCAACACTCGTAGATAGAATTGTTCCAGGATATCCAAGAGAAGACGCAGCTAAGCTTTGCGAGGAATGGGGATATGAGGATCAGCTTATCGACAGAGCTGAAGTATTCGGTCTCTGGGTTGTAGAGAGTGATTCTAACCTTCCACTTGAGCAGCTTGAGAAGGAACTTCCATTTAAGGAAGCTGGACTTAATGTAGTATTTACTAATGATCATCACCCATACAAGGAAAGAAAGGTTAGAATCCTTAACGGATCTCATACATCATTTGTATTAGCTTCATTCCTTGCTGGTAACGATAATGTAGAGAATTCTATGAAGGATCCTGTAATCAGAAAGTACATGGAAGAGACACTTTACAACGAAGTTATTCCTACACTTTCACTTTCTAAGGAAGATTGCGAAGAGTTCGCTAAGGCTGTTATCGACAGATTCCTTAACCCATTCGTAGATCATAGATTATTAAGCATTTCACTTAACTCAGTATCTAAGTGGGAAGCTAGATGTTTACCTTCATTCTTAGGATATGTTAAGAAGTTTAACAAGCTTCCTAAGTACCTTACATTCTCTATCGCAGCACTTATGAGCTTCTATACATCACAGACAGAAGCTGAGTTCAACGGCGGTATTGTATTAAAGGGTAACAGAAACGGTGAAGAGTACAATATTACAGATGATAAGGCTGTTCTTGATTTCTTCAGAGATAATTCAGGAAAGTCTGCTAAGGAATTCACACATGCTTACTTAAGCAATACTAAGTTCTTCGGTGGCGAGGATCTTTCTAAGGTTCTTAACCTTGAAGAAGTTATTACTGAGTACATCACAGATATCAGAGAAAGAGGTATGAGAGCAGTTGTTAATGATTTAGCTCTTGACGACTAA